The following proteins are co-located in the Macadamia integrifolia cultivar HAES 741 chromosome 3, SCU_Mint_v3, whole genome shotgun sequence genome:
- the LOC122074860 gene encoding transcription factor MTB3-like, which produces MGEQRDVRGIFWSNDEEKAMTQAILGSEVCDFLTSPSYVSPDSVTPSGYRSVQQELCQLVEGSSWTYAIFWQVSRCKSGELVLIWGDGHCREPKGDEREQDGTFTSSQSQKKVGGGEEEQEMRKQVLQKLNSFFGGSEEDNYAARLDSVSDVEMFYLTSMYYSFKYDAQAGPARSFSSHRPIWVVDQKVCADHYQSRSFLARSAGFRTLVFVPIDSGVVELGSVKSLPEDQNVLQMIKTLLGDSSTHQSTPVATATVTATMNPKIFGHDLSLGSSKPRSIAINFSPKVEEDEGFQLESYKVQETVPRHGKTIATGKEMGANLVVGTFPNGYRSGENDVKPFPQPNQMIVGALTQSRVGELNDDTVPRPEERKPRKRGRKPANGREEPLNHVEAERQRREKLNQRFYALRAVVPNISKMDKASLLGDAITYITDLQMKIRVLEAEKEMSNGSQKNLPVPEIDVQTRNEETIVRVSCPLDSHPVSKVIKAFRETQVMVQESNVSTIDNDSVLHTFSVRTQNGTSEHLKEKLVAALSR; this is translated from the coding sequence ATGGGTGAGCAGAGGGATGTAAGGGGGATCTTTTGGTCTAATGACGAAGAGAAGGCCATGACGCAAGCAATTTTGGGTTCTGAAGTCTGTGATTTCTTGACTTCTCCAAGCTATGTTTCGCCGGACTCGGTTACACCCTCTGGCTACAGAAGTGTGCAGCAGGAGCTGTGCCAGCTTGTTGAAGGCTCAAGCTGGACCTACGCCATTTTCTGGCAGGTCTCAAGATGTAAGTCTGGTGAGTTGGTCTTAATATGGGGAGATGGGCACTGCAGAGAACCCAAGGGGGATGAAAGAGAACAAGATGGAACTTTCACGAGTTCCCAATCacagaagaaggttggaggagGGGAAGAAGAGCAAGAGATGAGGAAGCAGGTGCTTCAAAAGCTTAACTCGTTCTTTGGTGGATCAGAGGAAGATAACTATGCAGCACGGTTGGATTCTGTTTCAGATGTGGAGATGTTCTACCTTACATCCATGTATTATTCGTTCAAATATGATGCCCAGGCCGGTCCTGCTCGTTCATTTTCCTCCCATAGACCAATCTGGGTTGTGGACCAAAAGGTTTGTGCAGATCATTATCAGTCAAGATCATTTCTGGCAAGATCAGCTGGCTTTCGGACCCTGGTTTTTGTTCCGATCGATTCAGGGGTGGTGGAACTTGGTTCTGTTAAATCACTCCCAGAAGATCAAAATGTCTTGCAGATGATTAAAACTTTACTTGGGGATTCCAGTACTCATCAGTCAACACCAGTGGCAACAGCAACAGTAACAGCAACAATGAACCCTAAGATCTTTGGTCATGACCTTAGTCTAGGCAGCTCGAAACCCCGTTCAATCGCTATTAATTTCTCCCCAAAGGTGGAAGAAGATGAGGGTTTCCAATTAGAATCCTACAAAGTGCAAGAAACAGTACCTAGACATGGTAAAACCATAGCTACGGGCAAAGAGATGGGTGCTAATCTGGTTGTTGGAACTTTTCCCAATGGGTATAGAAGTGGAGAAAATGATGTTAAACCATTTCCACAGCCAAATCAGATGATCGTAGGGGCTCTAACTCAATCTAGGGTTGGTGAACTGAATGATGATACAGTACCTCGGCCTGAAGAGAGGAAACCTaggaaaagagggagaaagCCTGCCAATGGGAGAGAGGAACCATTGAACCATGTGGAAGCAGAGAGGCAGAGACGGGAGAAGCTTAATCAGAGGTTTTATGCATTAAGAGCTGTTGTACCTAATATCTCAAAGATGGACAAGGCCTCGTTGCTTGGAGATGCCATTACCTACATCACCGATCTCCAAATGAAGATTAGGGTCTTGGAAGCCGAAAAAGAGATGTCGAATGGAAGCCAAAAGAATTTACCTGTTCCAGAGATTGATGTTCAGACAAGAAATGAGGAAACCATTGTTCGTGTGAGCTGCCCACTAGATTCACACCCTGTCTCTAAAGTCATTAAGGCATTTAGAGAAACTCAAGTTATGGTTCAAGAATCTAATGTTTCAACCATTGACAATGACTCAGTTCTTCATACATTCTCTGTCCGTACTCAAAATGGTACAAGTGAACATTTGAAGGAGAAGTTGGTTGCTGCTCTCTCAAGATAA